The following coding sequences are from one Lolium rigidum isolate FL_2022 chromosome 6, APGP_CSIRO_Lrig_0.1, whole genome shotgun sequence window:
- the LOC124661801 gene encoding cysteine-rich receptor-like protein kinase 10 isoform X2 — MASVLLLLLLLMPASVMAIGIVCGSGSNYTANSTFKSSLAVLADTLPTNASSSPQLFATVTTGVVHALVLCRRDTINTTACKICVASSFKYAQKMCPDRKTGATVYYDYDEVSALQPGCILGFSGDGGFLSPATSTTGNVTFFQYWNTLNIPGNARVVAAAVRELLAATARDAAAAARGFATGFMDSIGGGSPTLYSLAQCTPDLSAGDCLSCLQRLVGTVNATNVVRMGGRIFVLRCNIRFEAFSFYEDKSTRRIPFSSSSSMAPAPAPAPTGRGIKPWVIIALSVAAPVALVAFCFLVYCHRLRTKHTKGKAALQEKHANEFQGDELVWEMEAELSEFSVYEFHQILEATSNFSEENKLGEGGFGPVYKGHFPEGIEIAVKRLDSDSGQGFIEFKNEVELIAKLQHRNLVRLMGCCSQGGEKVLVYEYLPNKSLDFFIFDENMKVLLDWDKRIAIIAGIAEGLLYLHKHSRLRVIHRDLKPSNILLDSEMNAKISDFGLAKIFSSNNNEGNKTRKVVGTYGYMAPEYASHGLFSIKSDVFSFGVLVLEIISGKKNSHECGAFINLLGYAWQLFEEERWIELIDVALTPNDHSVEIMRVINIALLCVQEDAIDRPTTLDVVAMLSSKTMILDKPKQPAYFSASVGNKEEPTATRSCSVNDVTITMIAPR; from the exons ATGGcgagtgtgctgctgctgctcctcctccttatgCCGGCATCGGTAATGGCAATCGGGATTGTCTGTGGCAGCGGCAGCAACTACACGGCCAACAGCACCTTCAAGTCCAGCCTCGCCGTGCTCGCTGACACCCTCCCTACCaacgcctcctcctccccacAGCTCTTCGCCACTGTCACCACCGGCGTGGTGCACGCTCTCGTGCTCTGCCGCCGCGACACCATCAACACCACTGCATGCAAAATCTGCGTCGCCTCCTCGTTCAAGTACGCGCAGAAGATGTGCCCGGACCGCAAGACCGGCGCCACCGTCTACTACGACTACGACGAGGTGAGCGCTCTGCAACCAGGGTGTATCCttggcttctccggcgacggcggcttCCTCAGCCCAGCAACAAGTACGACTGGGAATGTTACGTTCTTCCAATACTGGAACACGTTGAACATCCCAGGCAACGCCCGCGTTGTCGCTGCTGCCGTCCGTGAGCTCCTAGCGGCGACTGCACGGGACGCGGCTGCCGCGGCGAGGGGGTTCGCGACTGGATTCATGGACTCCATTGGCGGCGGTTCACCAACACTCTACTCCCTGGCGCAATGCACGCCGGACCTATCTGCCGGCGATTGCCTGTCGTGCCTCCAGCGGCTCGTCGGCACGGTCAACGCCACCAATGTCGTGCGCATGGGAGGGAGGATCTTCGTGCTCCGCTGCAACATCAGGTTTGAGGCCTTTTCATTCTATGAAGACAAAAGCACGCGGCGGATTCCATTTTCATCTTCATCATCCATGGCTCCGGCACCTGCACCAGCTCCAACAG GACGTGGAATCAAACCTTGGGTAATAATAGCCTTATCGGTAGCTGCTCCAGTAGCACTGGTTGCTTTCTGCTTCCTCGTTTACTGTCATCGGCTAAGAACAAAGCACACAAAAG GTAAAGCGGCCTTACAAGAAAAACATGCTAACGAGTTTCAAGGAGATGAACTAGTTTGGGAGATGGAAGCAGAGTTATCTGAGTTCTCAGTATATGAGTTTCATCAGATATTAGAGGCTACAAGTAACTTCTCCGAGGAAAACAAACTTGGCGAAGGTGGATTTGGCCCTGTTTATAAG GGCCACTTTCCTGAGGGAATCGAGATAGCAGTTAAGAGACTTGATTCAGATTCAGGTCAAGGTTTCATAGAGTTCAAAAATGAAGTTGAGCTCATAGCCAAACTTCAACACAGAAATTTAGTTAGGCTCATGGGATGTTGCTCTCAAGGAGGGGAGAAAGTACTGGTCTACGAATACTTGCCAAACAAAAGCTTGGACTTCTTCATCTTTG ATGAAAATATGAAAGTTCTACTAGACTGGGACAAACGCATTGCAATAATTGCAGGAATAGCAGAAGGACTTCTTTACCTACACAAACACTCTAGGTTGCGCGTTATACATCGGGATCTTAAACCAAGCAACATTCTCTTGGATAGCGAAATGAATGCTAAAATTTCAGATTTTGGGCTAGCAAAAATATTTAGCTCAAATAACAATGAAGGAAATAAAACGAGAAAGGTCGTTGGTACATA TGGCTACATGGCACCTGAGTATGCTTCCCATGGCCTCTTCTCTATCAAATCGGATGTATTCAGCTTTGGTGTTTTGGTTCTCGAGATCATTAGCGGCAAAAAGAATTCCCATGAATGTGGAGCCTTCATTAACCTCCTTGGATAT GCTTGGCAATTATTTGAAGAGGAAAGGTGGATTGAACTCATTGATGTGGCATTAACTCCCAATGATCATTCAGTGGAGATTATGAGGGTCATtaatattgcattgttgtgtgtaCAAGAGGATGCAATTGATCGACCGACCACGTTGGATGTTGTTGCAATGCTAAGCAGCAAGACTATGATCTTAGATAAGCCTAAACAACCAGCATATTTCAGTGCAAGTGTAGGCAACAAAGAAGAACCCACCGCAACTCGGTCTTGTAGTGTTAATGATGTGACTATAACTATGATAGCTCCTAGATAG
- the LOC124661800 gene encoding cysteine-rich receptor-like protein kinase 10, whose protein sequence is MWKKSHPPERERGRKSLSAEDNDAALHLLSSKLHKPPPPPQSSPTHPTNFVFSRLQVAMAAAIGVTILFLLLTPSLVAADVFCDNVKAVAAILSNNASSSPVHFASTNYGQAPDVVSALALCGGDILDGSTCGVCITNWFDQALSVPQCAKVDSNYRDCIIAYGGAAANILAAPSNSTGGSGDNTPPFENWNIRNVSGGNVSLIASLTRELLAATAEKAAGTVPSRYATGVMNMARVSTTYPSVYSQARCTPDLPVDECSACLRRLLSMVNSTMSLRMGGQMGVTRCYFRYDAFQFYAGQPLLSLPASAAAPTPTKRKSILWVIPVVAVPLIAAAFLLSICFFRRLKRQRKGSRYWRKRQGKNAEFCLFDFEELLEATSNFSEENKLGEGGYGTVYKGQLPEGLEVAVKRLASHSGQGFIEFQNELQLIAKLQHMNLVRLLGYCSREEEKILVYEYLPNKSLDYFIFDENKRALLDWSKRVAIIEGIAHGLLYMHKHSRLLVIHRDLKPSNILLDSEMNPKISDFGLAKIFSSNDSEGDTTRRVVGTYGYMAPEYASKGIFSVKSDVFSFGVIILEILSGKQNSGHQQCGDFINLLGHAWQLWEDGKWIDLVDASLVPCSQSAKMMRCINIALLCVQENAVDRPTMGDVVSMLSNETMILDVPKQPAYINVRVGNEDSSTAPESSSINGMTICLTPR, encoded by the exons ATGTGGAAGAAAAGTCACCCACCAGAAAGAGAACGAGGAAGAAAAAGCCTCAGCGCTGAGGATAACGACGCCGCCCTCCACCTCCTGTCCTCGAAACTGCACAAGCCCCCTCCACCTCCTCAGTCCTCACCCACCCACCCAACAAATTTCGTCTTCTCACGGCTCCAGGTTGCCATGGCGGCGGCCATCGGCGTCACCATCCTGTTCCTCCTACTCACACCGTCTCTGGTGGCCGCCGATGTGTTCTGTGACAACGTCAAGGCCGTCGCAGCCATCCTCTCCAATAACGCCTCCTCTTCCCCGGTACACTTCGCCAGCACCAACTATGGCCAGGCCCCCGACGTGGTCTCCGCGCTCGCGCTCTGCGGCGGCGACATCCTCGACGGCTCCACCTGTGGCGTGTGCATCACCAACTGGTTCGATCAGGCGCTAAGCGTGCCGCAGTGCGCCAAGGTCGACTCCAACTACCGGGACTGCATCATTGcgtacggtggcgccgccgccaacatCCTAGCAGCACCCTCGAATTCCACGGGAGGATCCGGCGACAACACGCCGCCCTTCGAGAACTGGAACATCAGGAATGTCTCCGGAGGCAACGTCTCCCTCATCGCCAGCCTCACCCGCGAGTTGCTGGCGGCGACCGCGGAGAAGGCGGCCGGCACGGTTCCGAGCCGGTATGCCACTGGCGTCATGAACATGGCGAGAGTGTCCACCACCTACCCGAGCGTGTACTCGCAGGCGCGGTGCACGCCAGACCTGCCCGTCGACGAGTGCTCGGCATGCCTGCGCCGTCTCCTCAGCATGGTCAACTCCACCATGTCCCTGCGCATGGGTGGGCAGATGGGTGTCACGCGTTGTTATTTCAGGTACGACGCGTTTCAGTTCTACGCTGGTCAACCACTGTTAAGTCTGCCGGCGTCGGCGGCAGCTCCGACTCCGACCAAACGCAAGAGTATATTGTGGGTAATTCCCGTAGTTGCAGTTCCTCTAATTGCAGCAGCATTTCTCCTCTCCATCTGTTTCTTTCGTCGGCTTAAAAGGCAAAGAAAAG GGTCAAGATACTGGAGGAAGAGGCAAGGGAAAAATGCGGAGTTTTGTTTGTTTGACTTTGAAGAGCTACTGGAGGCTACAAGTAATTTTTCAGAGGAAAACAAACTTGGAGAAGGCGGCTATGGCACTGTCTATAAG GGCCAGCTTCCAGAGGGGTTGGAGGTAGCGGTTAAGAGGCTTGCATCACATTCAGGGCAGGGTTTCATAGAGTTTCAAAATGAACTCCAGCTCATAGCCAAACTACAACACATGAATTTGGTTAGGCTCTTGGGATATTGCTCACGAGAAGAGGAGAAAATATTGGTCTATGAATACTTGCCGAACAAAAGCCTGGATTACTTCATCTTTG ATGAGAATAAAAGAGCTTTACTGGATTGGTCAAAACGTGTAGCAATAATTGAGGGAATAGCACATGGACTTCTTTACATGCATAAGCACTCCCGGTTGCTTGTTATACACCGAGATCTTAAACCGAGCAACATTCTCCTGGACAGCGAAATGAATCCAAAAATTTCAGATTTCGGGCTAGCAAAAATATTCAGCTCAAATGACAGCGAAGGAGACACTACAAGAAGAGTGGTTGGCACATA TGGCTACATGGCCCCTGAGTATGCTTCCAAAGGTATCTTCTCTGTTAAATCCGATGTCTTCAGCTTTGGTGTAATAATTTTGGAGATCCTTAGCGGAAAACAAAATTCTGGTCACCAACAATGTGGAGATTTCATCAATCTGCTTGGACAT GCATGGCAACTATGGGAAGATGGAAAGTGGATAGATCTCGTTGATGCATCATTGGTTCCCTGTAGTCAGTCCGCAAAGATGATGAGGTGCATTAACATAGCATTGTTGTGTGTACAAGAGAATGCAGTCGATCGACCAACCATGGGAGATGTTGTTTCAATGCTAAGCAATGAGACTATGATCTTGGATGTGCCTAAGCAGCCAGCATATATCAATGTAAGAGTGGGAAATGAAGATTCTTCCACCGCTCCCGAGTCATCTAGTATTAATGGCATGACTATATGTCTCACACCAAGATAG
- the LOC124661801 gene encoding cysteine-rich receptor-like protein kinase 10 isoform X1, with protein sequence MASVLLLLLLLMPASVMAIGIVCGSGSNYTANSTFKSSLAVLADTLPTNASSSPQLFATVTTGVVHALVLCRRDTINTTACKICVASSFKYAQKMCPDRKTGATVYYDYDEVSALQPGCILGFSGDGGFLSPATSTTGNVTFFQYWNTLNIPGNARVVAAAVRELLAATARDAAAAARGFATGFMDSIGGGSPTLYSLAQCTPDLSAGDCLSCLQRLVGTVNATNVVRMGGRIFVLRCNIRFEAFSFYEDKSTRRIPFSSSSSMAPAPAPAPTGKRRGIKPWVIIALSVAAPVALVAFCFLVYCHRLRTKHTKGKAALQEKHANEFQGDELVWEMEAELSEFSVYEFHQILEATSNFSEENKLGEGGFGPVYKGHFPEGIEIAVKRLDSDSGQGFIEFKNEVELIAKLQHRNLVRLMGCCSQGGEKVLVYEYLPNKSLDFFIFDENMKVLLDWDKRIAIIAGIAEGLLYLHKHSRLRVIHRDLKPSNILLDSEMNAKISDFGLAKIFSSNNNEGNKTRKVVGTYGYMAPEYASHGLFSIKSDVFSFGVLVLEIISGKKNSHECGAFINLLGYAWQLFEEERWIELIDVALTPNDHSVEIMRVINIALLCVQEDAIDRPTTLDVVAMLSSKTMILDKPKQPAYFSASVGNKEEPTATRSCSVNDVTITMIAPR encoded by the exons ATGGcgagtgtgctgctgctgctcctcctccttatgCCGGCATCGGTAATGGCAATCGGGATTGTCTGTGGCAGCGGCAGCAACTACACGGCCAACAGCACCTTCAAGTCCAGCCTCGCCGTGCTCGCTGACACCCTCCCTACCaacgcctcctcctccccacAGCTCTTCGCCACTGTCACCACCGGCGTGGTGCACGCTCTCGTGCTCTGCCGCCGCGACACCATCAACACCACTGCATGCAAAATCTGCGTCGCCTCCTCGTTCAAGTACGCGCAGAAGATGTGCCCGGACCGCAAGACCGGCGCCACCGTCTACTACGACTACGACGAGGTGAGCGCTCTGCAACCAGGGTGTATCCttggcttctccggcgacggcggcttCCTCAGCCCAGCAACAAGTACGACTGGGAATGTTACGTTCTTCCAATACTGGAACACGTTGAACATCCCAGGCAACGCCCGCGTTGTCGCTGCTGCCGTCCGTGAGCTCCTAGCGGCGACTGCACGGGACGCGGCTGCCGCGGCGAGGGGGTTCGCGACTGGATTCATGGACTCCATTGGCGGCGGTTCACCAACACTCTACTCCCTGGCGCAATGCACGCCGGACCTATCTGCCGGCGATTGCCTGTCGTGCCTCCAGCGGCTCGTCGGCACGGTCAACGCCACCAATGTCGTGCGCATGGGAGGGAGGATCTTCGTGCTCCGCTGCAACATCAGGTTTGAGGCCTTTTCATTCTATGAAGACAAAAGCACGCGGCGGATTCCATTTTCATCTTCATCATCCATGGCTCCGGCACCTGCACCAGCTCCAACAGGCAAGA GACGTGGAATCAAACCTTGGGTAATAATAGCCTTATCGGTAGCTGCTCCAGTAGCACTGGTTGCTTTCTGCTTCCTCGTTTACTGTCATCGGCTAAGAACAAAGCACACAAAAG GTAAAGCGGCCTTACAAGAAAAACATGCTAACGAGTTTCAAGGAGATGAACTAGTTTGGGAGATGGAAGCAGAGTTATCTGAGTTCTCAGTATATGAGTTTCATCAGATATTAGAGGCTACAAGTAACTTCTCCGAGGAAAACAAACTTGGCGAAGGTGGATTTGGCCCTGTTTATAAG GGCCACTTTCCTGAGGGAATCGAGATAGCAGTTAAGAGACTTGATTCAGATTCAGGTCAAGGTTTCATAGAGTTCAAAAATGAAGTTGAGCTCATAGCCAAACTTCAACACAGAAATTTAGTTAGGCTCATGGGATGTTGCTCTCAAGGAGGGGAGAAAGTACTGGTCTACGAATACTTGCCAAACAAAAGCTTGGACTTCTTCATCTTTG ATGAAAATATGAAAGTTCTACTAGACTGGGACAAACGCATTGCAATAATTGCAGGAATAGCAGAAGGACTTCTTTACCTACACAAACACTCTAGGTTGCGCGTTATACATCGGGATCTTAAACCAAGCAACATTCTCTTGGATAGCGAAATGAATGCTAAAATTTCAGATTTTGGGCTAGCAAAAATATTTAGCTCAAATAACAATGAAGGAAATAAAACGAGAAAGGTCGTTGGTACATA TGGCTACATGGCACCTGAGTATGCTTCCCATGGCCTCTTCTCTATCAAATCGGATGTATTCAGCTTTGGTGTTTTGGTTCTCGAGATCATTAGCGGCAAAAAGAATTCCCATGAATGTGGAGCCTTCATTAACCTCCTTGGATAT GCTTGGCAATTATTTGAAGAGGAAAGGTGGATTGAACTCATTGATGTGGCATTAACTCCCAATGATCATTCAGTGGAGATTATGAGGGTCATtaatattgcattgttgtgtgtaCAAGAGGATGCAATTGATCGACCGACCACGTTGGATGTTGTTGCAATGCTAAGCAGCAAGACTATGATCTTAGATAAGCCTAAACAACCAGCATATTTCAGTGCAAGTGTAGGCAACAAAGAAGAACCCACCGCAACTCGGTCTTGTAGTGTTAATGATGTGACTATAACTATGATAGCTCCTAGATAG